A part of Gramella sp. MAR_2010_147 genomic DNA contains:
- the secY gene encoding preprotein translocase subunit SecY, translating to MKFINTIKNIWKIEELKNRILVTLGLLLVYRFGAQVVLPGIDAAQLSNLATQTDGGLLGLLNAFTGGAFSNASVFALGIMPYISASIVVQLMGIAIPYLQKLQKEGESGRKKINQITRWLTIAITLVQGPGYIYNLFATLPGEAFLLGDNLTFVVSSVIILTTGTIFAMWLGEKITDKGIGNGISLLIMVGIIATLPQAFIQEFASRVFESNGGLVMILIELVIWFAIIMASVMLVMAVRQIPVQYARRSASGGYEKNVFGSRQYIPLKLNASGVMPIIFAQAIMFIPVAVAGLSDSDAAQGVTAAFQNIFGFWYNLVFALLIIVFTYFYTAITVPTNKMADDLKRSGGFIPGIRPGGETSEYLDRIMSQITLPGSIFLALIAVFPAIVVQLLGVQQNWALFFGGTSLLIMVGVAIDTMQQVNSYLLNRHYDGLMKTGKNRKAVA from the coding sequence ATGAAATTCATCAATACGATTAAAAATATTTGGAAAATCGAGGAGCTAAAAAATAGAATTTTAGTAACCCTCGGTTTGCTTTTGGTATATCGTTTCGGGGCGCAAGTAGTGCTCCCTGGAATTGATGCCGCTCAGCTTTCTAATCTTGCTACCCAAACAGATGGTGGGTTATTAGGGCTTCTTAATGCTTTCACCGGGGGTGCGTTCTCGAACGCTTCGGTATTTGCTTTGGGTATTATGCCTTATATCTCTGCTTCTATTGTGGTTCAGTTGATGGGAATTGCAATTCCTTATCTTCAAAAGCTTCAGAAAGAAGGGGAAAGTGGGCGTAAGAAGATTAACCAGATCACACGTTGGCTTACTATTGCGATTACTCTTGTACAGGGGCCCGGTTATATCTATAACCTGTTTGCTACTTTACCCGGGGAGGCATTTTTGTTAGGAGATAACTTAACATTCGTGGTTTCATCGGTAATTATCCTTACAACGGGTACCATTTTCGCAATGTGGCTGGGTGAGAAGATCACAGATAAAGGTATTGGTAACGGTATTTCATTATTGATTATGGTTGGTATTATTGCCACCCTGCCGCAAGCCTTTATTCAGGAATTCGCTTCAAGAGTATTTGAATCGAACGGTGGTCTTGTAATGATACTGATAGAATTAGTTATCTGGTTTGCCATTATTATGGCTTCAGTGATGCTGGTTATGGCAGTGCGTCAAATTCCGGTTCAGTATGCCAGAAGATCTGCCTCAGGTGGATATGAAAAGAATGTTTTCGGATCAAGACAATATATTCCATTAAAACTAAATGCATCTGGAGTAATGCCTATTATTTTCGCCCAGGCGATTATGTTTATTCCTGTAGCGGTTGCTGGTCTTTCAGACTCAGACGCGGCACAGGGGGTGACAGCGGCATTTCAGAACATATTTGGTTTTTGGTATAACTTGGTGTTCGCATTATTGATTATTGTGTTTACATATTTCTATACTGCGATCACAGTTCCAACAAATAAAATGGCTGATGATCTTAAGAGAAGCGGAGGGTTTATTCCTGGGATTCGTCCCGGAGGTGAAACTTCTGAATATCTGGATCGCATTATGTCTCAAATTACGCTTCCGGGATCTATATTCCTGGCGCTTATTGCAGTGTTCCCTGCGATAGTGGTTCAATTGCTGGGTGTACAGCAGAACTGGGCATTGTTCTTTGGAGGTACCTCGCTGTTAATTATGGTTGGAGTTGCAATAGATACTATGCAACAGGTAAATTCTTACTTGCTGAATAGACACTATGACGGATTAATGAAAACAGGTAAAAACAGAAAAGCAGTAGCTTAA
- the infA gene encoding translation initiation factor IF-1 — translation MAKQPPIEQDGTIIEALSNAMFRVELENGHVVTAHISGKMRMHYIKLLPGDKVKLEMSPYDLTKARITYRY, via the coding sequence ATGGCAAAACAACCACCAATTGAACAGGACGGAACTATCATTGAAGCATTGTCTAATGCGATGTTTCGTGTAGAATTGGAGAATGGTCACGTAGTGACTGCTCATATCTCCGGGAAAATGCGTATGCATTACATAAAATTACTTCCCGGTGATAAAGTAAAACTGGAAATGAGTCCTTACGATTTAACTAAGGCTCGAATAACTTACAGATACTAA
- the ykgO gene encoding type B 50S ribosomal protein L36, which produces MKVRASIKKRSADCKIVRRKGRLYVINKKNPRFKQRQG; this is translated from the coding sequence ATGAAAGTTAGAGCATCAATAAAAAAGAGAAGTGCCGACTGCAAGATTGTACGCAGAAAAGGGCGCCTTTACGTAATTAACAAAAAGAATCCTAGATTTAAACAAAGACAAGGCTAA
- the rpsM gene encoding 30S ribosomal protein S13, whose amino-acid sequence MARIAGVDIPKQKRGVIALTYIFGIGRSRAQEILAQAKVDESKKVSDWDDDEIGKIREAVGQFTIEGELRTEVQMSIKRLMDIGCYRGIRHRAGLPLRGQRTKNNSRTRKGRRKTVANKKKATK is encoded by the coding sequence ATGGCAAGAATTGCAGGGGTAGATATACCTAAACAAAAGCGAGGGGTTATAGCATTGACCTATATCTTCGGAATTGGCAGAAGCAGGGCTCAGGAGATACTTGCACAGGCTAAAGTAGACGAGAGTAAGAAAGTTTCAGACTGGGACGATGACGAGATTGGTAAGATCCGTGAGGCTGTTGGTCAATTTACAATCGAAGGAGAATTACGTACTGAGGTTCAAATGAGTATTAAACGTCTTATGGACATTGGATGCTACAGAGGAATTCGCCACAGAGCGGGACTTCCTTTAAGAGGCCAAAGAACTAAGAACAACTCCAGAACCAGAAAAGGTAGAAGAAAAACAGTTGCTAACAAGAAAAAAGCAACTAAATAG
- the rpsK gene encoding 30S ribosomal protein S11, with the protein MAKKANPKAKTQKKRKVIVESNGEAHVTASFNNIIISLTNKKGDVVAWSSAGKMGFRGSKKNTPYAAQLAAEDASKVAHEAGMRKVKVYVKGPGNGRESAIRAVHNSGIEVTEIIDITPLPHNGCRPPKRRRV; encoded by the coding sequence ATGGCAAAGAAAGCAAATCCAAAAGCTAAAACTCAGAAAAAACGTAAAGTAATCGTTGAATCCAACGGTGAAGCACACGTAACTGCTTCCTTCAACAACATCATTATTTCTCTTACAAACAAAAAGGGAGATGTTGTAGCATGGTCGTCTGCAGGTAAGATGGGCTTTAGAGGATCTAAGAAAAATACTCCTTACGCTGCGCAGTTGGCTGCTGAAGATGCTTCGAAAGTAGCACATGAGGCAGGAATGCGTAAAGTAAAGGTTTATGTAAAAGGTCCTGGAAATGGTAGAGAATCTGCAATAAGAGCAGTTCACAATAGTGGTATTGAGGTTACAGAAATCATTGATATTACTCCGCTTCCGCACAATGGTTGTCGTCCACCAAAGAGACGTAGAGTTTAA
- the rpsD gene encoding 30S ribosomal protein S4 codes for MARYTGPKTKIARKFGEAIFGDDKSFEKRNYPPGQHGNNRRRGKKSEYAIQLMEKQKAKYTYGILERQFRNMFEKATRAQGITGEVLLQLCESRLDNVVYRMGVAPSRRAARQLVGHRHITVNGELVNIPSYHLKAGDVVGVREKSKSLAVVQESLSNSSSVYEWISWNSEKKEGTFVTVPGRVQIPENINEQFIVELYSK; via the coding sequence ATGGCAAGATATACTGGTCCAAAAACTAAAATAGCCCGTAAGTTCGGAGAAGCTATTTTTGGAGATGACAAATCTTTTGAAAAAAGAAACTATCCTCCAGGACAGCACGGGAATAACCGTCGTCGTGGAAAAAAATCAGAATATGCTATCCAGTTAATGGAGAAGCAAAAAGCCAAGTATACCTATGGTATCCTTGAGCGTCAATTCCGTAACATGTTCGAAAAAGCAACTCGCGCACAGGGAATTACCGGTGAGGTACTTCTTCAGCTTTGCGAGTCTCGTTTAGATAATGTTGTGTACCGTATGGGTGTGGCACCTTCTAGAAGAGCTGCCCGTCAATTAGTAGGTCACCGTCATATCACTGTGAACGGAGAATTAGTAAACATCCCTTCTTACCACCTTAAGGCTGGTGATGTTGTTGGTGTTAGAGAAAAATCTAAATCACTTGCTGTGGTTCAGGAATCATTATCAAATAGCAGCAGTGTTTACGAATGGATTTCATGGAATTCAGAAAAGAAAGAAGGTACTTTCGTAACTGTTCCTGGAAGAGTTCAGATTCCTGAAAACATTAACGAGCAATTTATAGTCGAATTATATTCGAAATAA
- a CDS encoding DNA-directed RNA polymerase subunit alpha, translated as MAILNFQKPDKVIMIDSTDFEGKFEFRPLEPGYGLTVGNALRRVLLSSLEGFAITSVRIEGVDHEFSTIAGVVEDVTEIILNLKQVRFKRQIDEIDNESVTISVSGEEQLTAGHFQKFISGFQVLNPDQVICHMDKKVSLNMEVTIEKGRGYVPAEENKKANAPLGTIFVDSIYTPIKNVKYSIENFRVEQKTDYEKLVFEIISDGSIHPKDALTEAAKTLIHHFMLFSDERITLEADEIAQTETYDEESLHMRQLLKTKLVDLDLSVRALNCLKAAEVDTLGDLVSYNKNDLMKFRNFGKKSLTELEELVSNKGLNFGMDLSKYKLDKD; from the coding sequence ATGGCAATACTAAATTTTCAGAAGCCCGATAAAGTTATAATGATTGATTCAACAGATTTCGAAGGGAAATTTGAATTTCGCCCTTTGGAGCCTGGTTATGGATTAACTGTTGGTAACGCTTTAAGACGAGTGCTTTTATCTTCTTTGGAAGGTTTCGCGATCACTTCAGTACGAATTGAAGGGGTAGATCACGAATTCTCTACCATTGCAGGTGTAGTGGAAGACGTAACTGAAATTATTCTTAACCTTAAACAAGTAAGGTTTAAGAGACAAATAGATGAGATCGATAACGAATCGGTTACCATTTCAGTTTCCGGAGAAGAGCAGTTAACTGCCGGTCACTTCCAGAAATTCATTTCAGGATTTCAGGTTCTTAATCCAGATCAGGTAATCTGTCATATGGATAAGAAAGTAAGCCTGAACATGGAGGTTACTATCGAAAAAGGTAGAGGTTACGTTCCGGCTGAAGAAAACAAGAAAGCCAATGCTCCTTTAGGGACCATTTTCGTAGATTCTATTTACACTCCTATAAAGAATGTAAAATATAGTATCGAGAACTTTCGTGTAGAACAGAAGACTGACTATGAAAAACTGGTGTTTGAAATTATCAGTGATGGTTCTATTCATCCAAAAGATGCTTTAACTGAAGCAGCGAAGACTCTTATCCACCACTTTATGTTATTCTCTGACGAGCGTATCACTTTAGAGGCAGATGAGATCGCACAAACTGAAACTTATGATGAAGAATCCCTTCACATGAGACAACTTCTTAAAACGAAATTGGTAGATCTTGATCTTTCAGTGAGAGCGTTGAACTGTCTTAAAGCGGCTGAAGTTGATACTTTGGGAGACCTTGTGTCTTACAACAAGAATGACTTGATGAAATTCAGAAACTTCGGTAAAAAATCACTTACTGAATTGGAAGAGCTTGTAAGCAACAAAGGGTTGAACTTTGGTATGGACCTTTCAAAATATAAACTTGATAAAGACTAG
- the rplQ gene encoding 50S ribosomal protein L17, translated as MRHGKKTNHLGRKTAHRKAMLANMACSLIEHKRINTTVAKAKALKVFVEPLVTKCKEDTTHNRRIVFSKLRSKEAVSELFREVAPKVGDRPGGYTRVIKLGSRLGDAAEMALVELVDFNETYNVGEKPKKKKSTRRAGKKKAEDTASTAEPKEASAKETKKEEPKAEEPKAEEKKDDKKEE; from the coding sequence ATGAGACACGGAAAAAAGACAAATCATTTAGGTAGAAAAACAGCCCATCGTAAGGCAATGCTTGCGAATATGGCTTGTTCCCTAATTGAACACAAACGAATCAACACTACTGTTGCTAAAGCGAAAGCTCTTAAGGTATTTGTTGAGCCGTTAGTAACAAAATGTAAAGAAGATACTACGCACAATAGAAGAATTGTGTTTAGTAAACTTCGTAGCAAGGAAGCGGTTAGCGAATTGTTTCGTGAAGTAGCTCCTAAGGTAGGAGATCGTCCTGGAGGATATACCAGAGTTATTAAACTTGGTAGTCGTCTTGGAGATGCAGCTGAAATGGCGCTGGTAGAACTTGTAGACTTCAATGAAACCTACAATGTAGGAGAGAAGCCTAAGAAGAAAAAATCTACTCGTCGTGCTGGTAAGAAGAAAGCTGAAGATACAGCTTCTACTGCTGAGCCGAAAGAAGCTTCTGCTAAGGAAACTAAAAAAGAAGAGCCTAAAGCTGAAGAGCCAAAGGCTGAAGAAAAAAAGGACGATAAAAAAGAGGAATAG
- the carA gene encoding glutamine-hydrolyzing carbamoyl-phosphate synthase small subunit has translation MKYQAKRKAIILLEDGTIFYGKSVGNKEGSAVGEVCFNTGMTGYQEIFTDPSYFGQLMVTTNAHIGNYGTNQNENESDGAKIAGLICKNFSYTESRPAADKTLEEFLNESNIFAISDVDTRALVTYIRENGAMNAIISTDVANIDGLKKQLEEVPDMNGLELASKVSTKEPYFYGNENATYKIAALDVGIKTNILRNLAERGAYIKVYPYNATYEEMKEWNPDGYFLSNGPGDPQPLESAINVTKTIIENDHPLFGICLGHQIIAIANGIKTYKMHHGHRGINHPVKNMVNGKGEITSQNHGFSVDKDQTEAHPDVEVTHICLNDGTVGGLAMKNKNVFSVQYHPEASPGPHDSSYLFDEFIDRIKSVKA, from the coding sequence ATGAAGTATCAGGCTAAACGAAAGGCGATCATTTTACTTGAAGACGGAACTATTTTTTATGGAAAATCTGTAGGAAACAAAGAAGGTAGTGCTGTTGGTGAAGTTTGTTTTAATACCGGAATGACCGGGTATCAGGAGATCTTTACAGATCCTTCTTATTTTGGTCAGTTAATGGTGACTACCAACGCACATATTGGTAATTATGGCACCAATCAAAATGAAAATGAATCTGATGGTGCTAAAATTGCAGGTTTGATCTGTAAGAATTTTAGCTATACAGAGTCAAGACCAGCAGCAGATAAGACGCTGGAAGAATTTCTCAATGAAAGTAATATTTTTGCAATATCTGATGTAGACACGAGGGCTTTGGTTACTTATATCAGGGAGAATGGAGCAATGAATGCAATTATCTCTACAGATGTCGCTAATATAGATGGGCTGAAGAAGCAATTAGAGGAAGTGCCAGATATGAACGGACTCGAACTGGCTTCAAAAGTTTCTACCAAAGAGCCTTATTTCTACGGAAATGAAAATGCTACCTATAAAATTGCAGCCCTGGACGTGGGGATTAAGACAAATATCCTTAGGAATTTGGCTGAAAGAGGAGCTTACATAAAAGTATATCCTTATAATGCTACTTATGAGGAAATGAAAGAGTGGAATCCTGATGGTTATTTTCTATCAAATGGACCTGGTGATCCGCAACCTCTGGAGAGCGCTATCAATGTGACCAAAACCATCATAGAAAATGATCATCCATTATTTGGGATCTGTTTGGGGCATCAAATAATCGCTATCGCTAATGGGATTAAGACTTACAAAATGCACCACGGCCACAGGGGGATAAATCACCCGGTTAAGAATATGGTGAATGGGAAAGGTGAGATCACCTCTCAAAATCACGGTTTTTCTGTAGATAAAGATCAAACCGAAGCGCATCCTGATGTGGAAGTAACTCATATTTGTCTGAATGATGGTACCGTTGGTGGTCTGGCTATGAAGAATAAAAATGTTTTTTCTGTGCAGTATCACCCGGAAGCCAGCCCTGGACCGCATGACTCAAGTTACTTGTTCGATGAGTTTATAGATAGAATTAAGTCAGTCAAAGCTTAA
- the eno gene encoding phosphopyruvate hydratase, protein MSAILDIHARQIFDSRGNPTVEVDVYTENGIMGRAAVPSGASTGEHEAVELRDGGKDFMGKGVSKAVENVNGEIAEKLLGYSVFEQNLIDQTMIDLDGTPNKSKLGANAILGVSLAVAKAAANELNMPLYRYVGGVSANTLPVPMMNIINGGSHSDAPIAFQEFMIMPVMAKSFSHALKMGTEIFHNLKKVLHDRGLSTAVGDEGGFAPTLDGTEDALDTILKAIKKAGYKPGKEVMIALDCAAAEFFVKGKYDYTKFEGDKGKIRTSEEQAEYLAELASKYPIISIEDGMDENDWKGWKAVTDKIGDKVQLVGDDLFVTNVERLGRGIKENIANSILIKVNQIGTLTETIAAVNMAHNAGYTSVMSHRSGETEDNTIADLAVALNTGQIKTGSASRSDRMAKYNQLIRIEEELGHVAYYPQDKAFKIQ, encoded by the coding sequence ATGAGCGCTATTTTAGATATTCATGCACGTCAAATTTTTGATTCAAGAGGAAACCCTACTGTAGAAGTAGATGTATATACCGAAAATGGAATTATGGGTCGTGCAGCTGTTCCTTCAGGAGCCTCTACAGGTGAACATGAAGCAGTTGAGCTTCGTGACGGTGGAAAAGATTTCATGGGGAAAGGTGTTTCCAAAGCTGTTGAGAATGTAAACGGCGAAATTGCCGAGAAGCTATTAGGTTATTCGGTTTTTGAACAGAACCTGATAGACCAAACCATGATAGACCTGGATGGTACTCCAAACAAATCTAAATTAGGAGCTAATGCGATACTGGGAGTTTCTCTTGCAGTCGCAAAAGCAGCTGCTAACGAATTAAATATGCCGCTTTACAGATATGTTGGTGGAGTAAGTGCCAATACTCTTCCAGTGCCAATGATGAACATTATAAATGGAGGTTCTCACAGTGATGCGCCAATCGCATTTCAGGAGTTTATGATCATGCCGGTAATGGCTAAAAGTTTTTCTCACGCATTAAAAATGGGAACCGAAATTTTCCATAATCTTAAAAAAGTGCTTCATGATCGTGGTCTAAGTACTGCTGTGGGAGATGAAGGTGGTTTTGCTCCAACTCTTGATGGAACTGAAGATGCACTGGATACTATACTGAAAGCAATTAAGAAAGCTGGTTACAAACCTGGAAAAGAGGTGATGATCGCTTTAGATTGTGCTGCGGCCGAATTCTTTGTAAAAGGGAAATATGATTACACCAAATTTGAAGGCGATAAAGGAAAAATAAGAACCAGTGAAGAGCAGGCAGAGTATCTGGCAGAGCTTGCTTCTAAGTATCCAATTATCTCCATTGAAGATGGTATGGATGAGAATGACTGGAAAGGCTGGAAAGCAGTTACCGATAAAATCGGAGATAAAGTTCAGCTAGTGGGTGATGATCTTTTTGTAACCAACGTTGAACGTTTGGGAAGAGGAATTAAAGAGAATATTGCAAATTCTATTTTGATCAAAGTAAATCAGATTGGAACACTAACTGAAACTATTGCAGCGGTAAATATGGCTCATAATGCCGGTTATACCTCTGTAATGTCACATCGTTCTGGAGAAACTGAAGATAATACCATAGCAGATCTTGCGGTTGCTTTAAATACGGGTCAGATAAAGACCGGTTCAGCATCACGAAGCGATCGTATGGCTAAATACAATCAATTAATTAGAATTGAAGAAGAGCTTGGTCATGTGGCATATTATCCGCAGGATAAGGCATTCAAAATACAGTAG
- a CDS encoding glycogen/starch synthase, which translates to MNTNFLFVAAENDGIPRCKAGGMGDVVRDVPRQIAANKDHVRVITPSYSRLHKDGGNKITDVNFVFRGVPHNAEIYEVPGKKEIPGVKHYVLHHHDIKAGDIAHIYFNDPDQPFFTDANVFSLFCTGVAAAIRENVFGKIDIIHLHDWHTSMLLFLREFNEKFKVLKDIKFVYSIHNLAIQGIRPFSNNFSSVDAFFPDIEYDHKILQDSRYQDCINLMAVGIRLSDAVHTVSPSYKEDIQKPSDPPHFIGGEGLEEDLKKAENENRLFGILNGANYANIEIVEKGILLRQCVRRLFRWLQEEKKDYKAHYLAHTGEKITRWQERNPDFICSSVARLTEQKFFFFKENPALLDGLMEKLASVNGIYILLGTGAPEYEMIFRDASYKYKNFIFINAQSDSIIDMLYQDSNLYLMPSLFEPCGISQMLAMRNGQPCLVHHTGGLKDTVVHAKTGFSFDGKTTHEKTEDFIKVFSEAVDLFFSNKKEWKKICMNARKQRFTWEKSVNKYYEELYGIQID; encoded by the coding sequence TTGAACACCAATTTTCTATTTGTTGCTGCGGAAAATGATGGCATTCCACGATGTAAAGCCGGAGGGATGGGAGATGTTGTTAGAGATGTTCCTAGACAGATCGCGGCAAACAAAGATCATGTTCGTGTAATAACACCATCATACTCCAGGTTGCATAAGGACGGAGGTAATAAAATTACTGATGTAAATTTTGTATTTCGCGGTGTCCCTCATAATGCTGAGATATATGAAGTGCCGGGAAAGAAAGAAATTCCTGGTGTCAAACATTATGTGTTGCATCATCATGATATAAAGGCTGGAGATATTGCACATATTTACTTTAATGATCCGGACCAGCCATTTTTTACAGATGCTAATGTGTTTTCGCTTTTTTGTACCGGCGTAGCTGCAGCTATTAGAGAAAATGTATTTGGAAAAATTGATATTATCCATTTACACGACTGGCATACCAGTATGTTATTGTTTCTCAGAGAATTCAATGAGAAGTTTAAAGTGCTTAAGGATATTAAATTTGTATACTCCATTCATAATTTGGCGATACAGGGAATAAGACCTTTCAGTAATAATTTTTCATCTGTCGATGCATTTTTTCCAGACATAGAATATGACCATAAGATATTACAGGACAGTCGTTATCAGGATTGCATAAATCTAATGGCTGTGGGGATAAGACTCTCAGATGCGGTTCATACAGTATCTCCTTCGTATAAAGAAGATATTCAAAAACCAAGTGATCCTCCGCATTTTATAGGCGGAGAAGGACTGGAGGAGGATCTCAAAAAGGCAGAAAATGAAAATCGTCTTTTTGGAATTTTAAATGGAGCCAATTATGCCAATATTGAGATAGTTGAAAAAGGAATTCTTCTAAGGCAATGTGTTCGAAGATTATTTAGATGGCTCCAGGAGGAGAAGAAAGATTATAAAGCACATTATTTGGCTCATACTGGCGAAAAGATAACTCGCTGGCAGGAAAGGAATCCCGACTTCATTTGCTCCAGTGTAGCCAGATTAACTGAACAAAAATTCTTCTTTTTCAAAGAAAATCCGGCTTTGCTTGATGGTTTGATGGAGAAACTCGCTAGTGTGAATGGCATTTACATTCTGCTAGGTACCGGAGCACCAGAATATGAGATGATATTTAGAGATGCCAGTTATAAGTATAAGAATTTCATTTTTATAAATGCACAGTCAGACAGTATTATCGATATGCTGTATCAGGACTCTAACTTATATTTAATGCCTAGCCTGTTTGAGCCCTGCGGAATTAGTCAGATGCTTGCCATGAGAAACGGTCAGCCTTGTTTGGTACATCATACAGGGGGATTGAAAGATACCGTTGTTCACGCCAAAACCGGGTTTAGTTTCGATGGAAAAACAACTCATGAGAAAACTGAAGATTTCATAAAAGTATTTTCTGAAGCGGTAGATCTTTTTTTCAGTAATAAGAAGGAATGGAAAAAAATATGTATGAATGCCAGAAAACAAAGGTTTACCTGGGAGAAATCGGTGAACAAATATTACGAAGAGCTTTATGGGATTCAAATTGATTAA
- a CDS encoding citrate synthase encodes MSKTATLEFDGKKYEFPVTVGTEDEIGVDIKKLRGEAGIITLDPGFKNTGSCESAITFLDGEKGILRYRGYAIEDLAEKADFLEVVYLLIFGELPNKEQLEKFNTDIKEQSHVDEEMKKILDGFPKSAHPMGVLSSLTSALIAFNPSSVDVSSEEDMYKAIVKILGKFPVLAAWTLRKKNSLPLNYGDESLGYVENLHKMMFEKPNKTYSVDKAVIDALDKLLILHADHEQNCSTSTVRMVGSSHAGLFASLSAGISALWGPLHGGANQAVIEMLEKIKEDGGDTHKFMQKAKDKEDPFRLMGFGHRVYKNFDPRAKIIKKSADEVLEQLGVQDPVLDIAKGLEKEALEDDYFVKRKLYPNVDFYSGIIYRALGIPVDMFTVMFALGRLPGWIAQWREMRLRKEPIGRPRQIYIGENHRDFKPLGSRS; translated from the coding sequence ATGTCTAAAACAGCGACACTCGAATTTGACGGAAAGAAATATGAGTTTCCCGTTACCGTGGGAACCGAAGATGAAATAGGGGTAGATATAAAAAAGCTTCGTGGAGAAGCTGGAATTATCACACTAGATCCCGGATTTAAGAATACTGGAAGCTGCGAGAGTGCTATCACATTTTTGGACGGTGAAAAAGGAATCTTAAGATATCGTGGTTATGCAATTGAAGATCTTGCTGAAAAAGCAGATTTTCTTGAAGTTGTTTACCTTCTAATTTTCGGGGAACTACCAAATAAGGAACAATTAGAAAAGTTCAATACAGATATTAAAGAACAATCTCATGTAGATGAGGAGATGAAGAAGATCCTTGATGGATTTCCGAAATCTGCTCACCCAATGGGAGTTCTTTCTTCTTTGACCAGTGCTTTGATAGCTTTTAACCCGTCTTCTGTAGATGTTTCTTCAGAAGAAGATATGTATAAGGCAATCGTGAAGATTCTTGGTAAATTCCCGGTACTTGCTGCCTGGACATTAAGAAAGAAAAATAGTCTTCCGCTGAATTATGGGGATGAGTCTCTTGGTTACGTAGAGAACCTTCATAAAATGATGTTCGAGAAGCCTAACAAAACATACAGCGTAGATAAAGCAGTGATCGATGCATTGGATAAATTATTAATTCTTCATGCAGATCATGAACAAAACTGTTCTACCTCTACGGTAAGAATGGTTGGTTCTTCTCATGCCGGATTATTTGCTTCACTTTCTGCAGGGATTTCTGCTCTTTGGGGTCCCCTTCATGGGGGTGCAAACCAGGCAGTGATAGAAATGCTTGAAAAGATCAAAGAAGATGGTGGAGATACTCATAAGTTCATGCAAAAGGCCAAGGATAAAGAAGATCCTTTCCGTTTAATGGGCTTTGGGCACCGTGTTTATAAAAATTTTGATCCTAGAGCAAAGATCATTAAGAAATCTGCAGATGAAGTTCTTGAGCAGTTAGGAGTACAGGATCCTGTTCTTGATATCGCGAAAGGACTGGAGAAAGAAGCCTTGGAAGATGATTATTTCGTAAAAAGAAAATTATATCCAAACGTAGACTTTTATTCCGGGATCATATATCGTGCACTTGGAATTCCGGTTGATATGTTTACCGTGATGTTTGCTTTGGGTAGACTACCGGGTTGGATTGCTCAGTGGAGAGAAATGAGGCTGAGAAAAGAGCCAATTGGTCGTCCACGTCAGATTTATATCGGTGAAAATCATAGAGATTTTAAGCCACTTGGTAGCAGATCATAA